The DNA region CTTTTTGTTTTTGCATTGGCGGCTCTGGCTTTGACGGCTTTGCTCAGCCCCTGGGCGGCGTTTTTTTGGCACTGGTTCGGCAGCTCCTACTTCGGTGTTTCCTATGAGGCATACCCCTACTCACGGATATTCAACCGGTTCTTCATGATCTCCGGAATTGTCTTGTTCATCGTCTTCCGCCGTTGGCTGAGGCTCGGTCCGGCCACCGAGTTGGGCCTCCTACCGCGCGACCATGCCGGCGCCACTGTGGGAAAAGGCACGCTGCTCGCCTTGGTTTCGATGATTTTGTTGGCCGCCGCCATGACTTTGAACGACACCTACACTCCCGGCTTGCGCCACAACTGGTCGGTGATCCTTTCTCGCTGCGCCAACGCCCTGTTGGCAGCCGCGGGCGCCAGCTTCTTTGAGGAATTTTTTTTTCGCGGCATCGTTTTCAAGGGCCTGCGCCACGATCTCGGTCTGTTGCCGGGCTATCTAGCGGCCAACTTGTTTTTTGCTGCGGTTCATTTCGTGCAACCCGCCGACGATGCGCCTTTGACCGAGCTCGACCCCTGGGCTGGCTTTGTTCATTTAGCGGCGTCCTTCCGACCATTTCTCGATATCGGTACCCTGTTTCCGGGATTGCTCGGCCTGTTTCTCATCGGCGTGATTCTCTGCTACGCCTTCGAGCGCACTGGCACTTTGTATCTTGCCATGGGGCTGCACGCCGGCTGGATTATTGGCATCAAAACCATCGGTGTCTTCGGCCGCTTTCGCCGCGAAGATTTGGGTTGGCTCTTCGGCTCCACCGACCCTAAAATCGTCAGCGGCGTCG from Deltaproteobacteria bacterium includes:
- a CDS encoding CPBP family intramembrane metalloprotease, whose product is MKTYQRLFVFALAALALTALLSPWAAFFWHWFGSSYFGVSYEAYPYSRIFNRFFMISGIVLFIVFRRWLRLGPATELGLLPRDHAGATVGKGTLLALVSMILLAAAMTLNDTYTPGLRHNWSVILSRCANALLAAAGASFFEEFFFRGIVFKGLRHDLGLLPGYLAANLFFAAVHFVQPADDAPLTELDPWAGFVHLAASFRPFLDIGTLFPGLLGLFLIGVILCYAFERTGTLYLAMGLHAGWIIGIKTIGVFGRFRREDLGWLFGSTDPKIVSGVATWIGIVLVGLAVHWLTRAGPLRHARPLRATGA